From the genome of Hemiscyllium ocellatum isolate sHemOce1 chromosome 15, sHemOce1.pat.X.cur, whole genome shotgun sequence, one region includes:
- the LOC132822636 gene encoding beta-1,3-galactosyltransferase 5-like: MFPRKIHFLCYRLVLVLSLFLLLSQWLSSPPQHSRKELGASPVPRRVFLVRPDSECDREPPFLVLLVTTRPEEMLERAAIRETWGTERHLQTGRISTFFLLGHGGMYQRQIQQESRSHRDILQGDFIDTYYNLTEKVLLGLEWVHRFCPSARFVMKTDSDMFVNVFYLSQLLSSKNTTGFFSGQLMRDIRPIRSKAHKWYVSEEEFAPALYPRYCSGTGYVLSGDMAGKIWAVSRSIPLLKLEDVYVGLCLTRLAVSPVPVSSRRVFFTRHVPFSVCRYHSLVTSHRVSPSQLRLYWKSLQEAELSECPLIP, from the coding sequence aTGTTTCCCAGGAAAATCCATTTCCTGTGCTACCGCCTTGTGCTGGTTCTGAGCCTGTTCCTCCTGCTCTCCCAGTGGCTGTCCTCCCCACCGCAGCACAGTCGCAAGGAGCTGGGAGCCTCTCCGGTGCCCAGACGCGTCTTCCTGGTGAGGCCGGACTCGGAGTGTGATAGGGAGCCTCCCTTCCTCGTGCTTCTGGTGACGACCAGGCCGGAGGAGATGTTGGAGCGAGCCGCAATCCGGGAGacgtgggggacagagaggcacCTCCAGACCGGGCGCATCAGCACATTCTTCCTGCTCGGACACGGGGGCATGTACCAGAGACAGATCCAGCAGGAGAGCCGGTCCCACCGGGATATTCTCCAGGGGGACTTCATTGACACCTATTACAATTTAACGGAGAAGGTGTTGCTGGGTTTGGAATGGGTCCATCGATTTTGTCCTTCAGCCCGTTTCGTCATGAAGACAGACTCGGACATGTTTGTCAATGTCTTCTACCTGAGCCAGCTGCTGAGCAGCAAGAACACCACGGGTTTCTTCAGCGGTCAGCTCATGAgggacattcggcccatcaggagCAAGGCCCACAAATGGTATGTCAGCGAGGAGGAGTTTGCCCCCGCCCTCTATCCCCGCTACTGTTCGGGAACGGGCTACGTCCTCTCCGGCGACATGGCTGGGAAGATCTGGGCCGTGTCCAGATCCATTCCTCTCCTCAAACTTGAAGATGTTTATGTGGGCCTCTGCTTGACCAGGTTGGCAGTCTCCCCTGTCCCGGTGAGCAGCCGGCGGGTCTTTTTCACCCGTCATGTGCCCTTCTCGGTTTGCCGCTATCATTCACTTGTCACCTCGCACAGGGTGAGTCCATCTCAGCTGCGTCTGTACTGGAAATCCCTGCAAGAGGCTGAGCTATCAGAGTGCCCTTTGATCCCTTAA